The genomic region CTACAACCCCCACCATAATCACCGGCAAGCCCGTGTAAAGGGTAACAAACCAACCGTATTGGTCGGGCTGAGAGTGCATTTTTATGCCTTTGGCACGAATGCGCGAAGCACGCCCTCTGCCTAACACATACGCTATAAATAAAAGTGGCGCCAACCCACCAAAAAAAATAAGAAAAAGTGTTTGTTGTGTCACGAATTGCCCTTTAAAGAGTTTACATGTAAAGGGACAAACCCTTTACATGTAACGATAAAATTACTTTGTTACAACGCCTTTTTTTACCATATCTTCAGTCAAAGGCGTGCGCGCCTTGACGGAGGCTTGTACTTTTTTAAGGGTAGCTTCTGGCATAGGAATGAGTCCAATAGTTTTAAGAACACCATCTTTGCCAATCATCATGTCGCTCACAAACAAGTCAAGATAGTCTTCCATGCCCTTCACTTTACCGAAATGGTCTGTTTTGGCGTAGAAAAAGAGGCTCCTAGCAACAGGGTATTTACCGCTTGCTATATTGTCGAAATTCGGCTCAATGCCACCTAGTGTTACGCCGCTTATTTTGTCGTGATTTTCTTCCAAGAAGCTATAGCCAAAGTAACCCACAGCGTCTTTATCTTGCTCAAGACGCTGTACAATTAAATTGTCATTTTCGCCACCAGGAATAAATGCGCCATCACTACGTACTTTCTTGTATTTTCCCTTTTGTTTTCCATAGGCTTCAAAAGATTTGGAAGCTTTTTCCATCACCATCTCATCAAACGCATCACGGGTTCCTGAAGTTGTAGGAGCGCCAATCATTTTGATTTCGCGATTTGGAAGTTTAGGGTCGATGTCACTCCATTTTTTGTAAGGGTTTTTCACGAGGCTTTTGCCGTCTTTACTAGGCACTTCTTCAGCCAACGCTAAAAAGACTTGCTCAAGAGTAAGGTCTAGCTTTGGATTGGTTTTGCTTTGTGCGATAGAGATACCATCAAATCCAATCACTACGCCTGTGATGTTTTTTACACCATTTGCTTGGCAAAGTTCAAACTCAGAAAGTTTCATTGCGCGGCTTGCATTGGTAAAATCTGGCGTATCAAGACCATTGCCTGAACAGAAAATTTTCATCCCGCCACCCGAACCTGTAGACTCCACAACAGGCGTTGGATTGCCAGTAGTTGCGCCAAACTCTTCAGCCACATAGCTAGAAAAAGGGTACACCGTAGAGGAACCTGTAATACGAATCTGATCGCGCGCTTGGGCAGCACCCACAACAACTGCCACTGCCGCAGCAGCCAGTACTGTTCTTTTTAAAAGTGTCATCAACAACTCCTTGGGAAAATGTAATTTCGGGGGAGATTGTAACGCGAAATAATTACCAAACGGATACAAAAGGGTTTTACATGTAATGAAAAAAGAAGGGGAAGAAAAAGAGGAAAAGCCCCAAAAAATGGGGCTTGAGAGATTTTGATATTAGAGCACCAAGGGTGCGTGGGCCCTGTGCCGAACAGAACTCAGCGTTAGCGTAGCTTTTAAAGCTTTGCTTAAAAAGCGTGTTAAGCGTTCGGCAAGAACGTTCTTAACGTTTAGAGAACTGTGGACTTCGGCGTGCTTTACGCTTACCAAATTTCTTACGTTCCACCACACGGGAGTCGCGGGTAAGAAGGCCTTTGGGTTTAAGCAATGCTCTAAAGTCTGCATCCATAGACGCAAGGGCTTTAGAAATACCATGGCGAAGTGCTTCTGCTTGAGAAGAGTAACCGCCACCTAGGGTGTTTGCTACCACGTCCATAGACGCTTCTTGCTTGGTCACAAGCAACGGCTGAACCACTTTAAGTTTGATGGCTTCGTGTCCGCCCAACCAAGAGTTAAGGTCCATGCCATTGATTACAATTTTACCGCTACCTGGGCTCACCCAAACTTTAGCGACAGCTGATTTTCGTTTTCCAGTTGCATAAATTTTTGCCATCGTTATTTTCCTTGTACCGAGCTAACTTGAGCCGTATGAGGATGTTCGCTACCTGCATAGACTTTGAGTTTTTTAAGCATGTCTTTTCCCAAGTTTGTCTTAGGAAGCATGCCGCGTACCGCAAGCTTATAAAGTTTTACAGGGTTGCTTGCAAAAAGCTCGCCCATTTTTTCGCTCTTGGTGCTACCAAAGTAGCCAGAGTGTCGGTGATACAATTTTGCATCCAATTTGTTTCCGCTAAATACTGCCTTGCTTGCGTTGATGATGATTACATAATCCCCACAATCAACATTTGGAGTAAACGATGGTTTGTGCTTTCCGCGAAGAAGAGTAGCAACTTCGGTCAAAATACGACCAAATTTCTTACCTTCTGCATCAACAATAATCCAGTCTCGTTTTACTTCATGTGGCTTGGTTACTTTTGTCATACGTTATGCCTTTGCCAATGTGTTTTAAGAGTCGTGATTGTAATCAAGTTATCCTTATATATAACTTAATTTCAGCATTCTATAAGCTAATTATTTCGATTTGATTTTCACCCACATAAAAAAGCCGCGCTTCTACCGGTTTATGGACAATGGACGCCACCGCCTCTTTGTATGCGAGCACTTGCTTTTTATGCCCCTCTTCTCCTGCGCGTCCACTTTTGTAATCAATAACGATTACTTTATCGTCTCTTTCGACTAACATATCTACCTGCTTTTGCTCCCCTTGGTACATCAAGGGCTGTTCTTTGTGCACAACACCCTCGCCCACCAATGCCACAAACTCTGGATGGGCAATAAGCCCCTTAATCCGCTTCTCAAGCCCCTTCCACGCCATCTCAC from Sulfurospirillum tamanense harbors:
- a CDS encoding PstS family phosphate ABC transporter substrate-binding protein — encoded protein: MTLLKRTVLAAAAVAVVVGAAQARDQIRITGSSTVYPFSSYVAEEFGATTGNPTPVVESTGSGGGMKIFCSGNGLDTPDFTNASRAMKLSEFELCQANGVKNITGVVIGFDGISIAQSKTNPKLDLTLEQVFLALAEEVPSKDGKSLVKNPYKKWSDIDPKLPNREIKMIGAPTTSGTRDAFDEMVMEKASKSFEAYGKQKGKYKKVRSDGAFIPGGENDNLIVQRLEQDKDAVGYFGYSFLEENHDKISGVTLGGIEPNFDNIASGKYPVARSLFFYAKTDHFGKVKGMEDYLDLFVSDMMIGKDGVLKTIGLIPMPEATLKKVQASVKARTPLTEDMVKKGVVTK
- the rpsI gene encoding 30S ribosomal protein S9, with amino-acid sequence MAKIYATGKRKSAVAKVWVSPGSGKIVINGMDLNSWLGGHEAIKLKVVQPLLVTKQEASMDVVANTLGGGYSSQAEALRHGISKALASMDADFRALLKPKGLLTRDSRVVERKKFGKRKARRSPQFSKR
- the rplM gene encoding 50S ribosomal protein L13, translating into MTKVTKPHEVKRDWIIVDAEGKKFGRILTEVATLLRGKHKPSFTPNVDCGDYVIIINASKAVFSGNKLDAKLYHRHSGYFGSTKSEKMGELFASNPVKLYKLAVRGMLPKTNLGKDMLKKLKVYAGSEHPHTAQVSSVQGK